The segment AGAACTGACGTTTTTCTCCCGAAAGACATTCGACGCAACAGAAGGGGACGCCCGGATCTCTCCGGACGTCCCCGCGTCTGAATCGACGAACCCGTGCGACGTCAGCGGCCGATGGTCTTGCCGGCCGAGCCGAGGTCGTTGCAGGCCTCGACGACGCGCTCGGCCATCGAGGTCTCAGCCTTCTTCAGGTAGCTGCGCGGGTCGTAAACCTTCTTGTTGCCGACCTCGCCGTCGACCTTCAGGACGCCGTCGTAGTTGCTGAACATGTGGGCGGCCACCGGACGGGTGAACGCGTACTGGGTGTCGGTGTCGACGTTCATCTTGATGACGCCGTAGCCGACGGCCTCTTCGATCTCGCTCTTGGCCGAGCCCGAGCCGCCGTGGAAGACGAAGTCGAAGGGCTTGGCGTCGGCGTCCAGACCGAGCTTGGCGATCGCGGCGTCCTGGCCCTCCTTGAGGACCGCCGGGCGCAGCTTGACGCCGCCCGGCTTGTAGACGCCGTGGACGTTGCCGAAGGTCGCGGCCAGCAGGTACTTGCCGTTCTCGCCGGTGCCGAGCGCGTCGACGGTCTTCTCGAAGTCCTCGACCGAGGTGTAGAGCTTCTCGTTGATCTCGTTCTCGACGCCGTCCTCTTCGCCGCCGACGACGCCGATCTCGACCTCGAGGATGATCTTGGCCTCGTTGGCCTTGGCGAGGAGTTCCTTCGCGATCTCCAGGTTCTCGTCGATCGGCACGGCCGAGCCGTCCCACATGTGCGACT is part of the Gordonia phthalatica genome and harbors:
- the fbaA gene encoding class II fructose-bisphosphate aldolase is translated as MPIATPEKYAEMLTKAKEEGYAFPAINCTSSETVNAAIKGFADAGSDGIIQFSTGGAEFGSGLGVKDMVTGAVALAEFAHVIADKYDITIALHTDHCPKDKLDGFVRPLLEISRERVANGQNPLFQSHMWDGSAVPIDENLEIAKELLAKANEAKIILEVEIGVVGGEEDGVENEINEKLYTSVEDFEKTVDALGTGENGKYLLAATFGNVHGVYKPGGVKLRPAVLKEGQDAAIAKLGLDADAKPFDFVFHGGSGSAKSEIEEAVGYGVIKMNVDTDTQYAFTRPVAAHMFSNYDGVLKVDGEVGNKKVYDPRSYLKKAETSMAERVVEACNDLGSAGKTIGR